The Solanum lycopersicum chromosome 6, SLM_r2.1 genome has a window encoding:
- the LOC101266226 gene encoding uncharacterized protein, which translates to MNGKSGIFVGKRKKVFPQRDMESKVTIGTSHRRKPERKMDSETQEKFSNSRKNTVHGERRKFNNTEGKVKCVKMGEENVTVRKQSGSKQKTELFSRKKVQDKKNLGLTEERPKKKKKRGIRLDRHDTSNKRLDDGVTSIDNNKEKQEDSAKTKNVELSKNAQFRAICPSPSILSFVEDNLLGRRRDIQIKRAGYNIELSAPLDNIPFSTSSERERIEEPVFRNRLEFFAAAKVSSSFPPADLPEIAFAGRSNVGKSSLLNALTRQWGVVRTSDKPGLTQTINFFTLGSKMCMVDLPGYGFAYAKEEVKEAWEDLVKEYVSTRIGLKRVCLLIDTKWGMKQTDHELVDLMERAQTKYQIILTKTDTVFPIDVARRAMQIEEKLKANKSVVQPAVMVSSKSGAGIRSLRTVLSKIARFVKP; encoded by the exons ATGAATGGCAAGTCTGGGATTTTCGttgggaaaaggaagaaagttTTTCCTCAACGTGATATGGAAAGTAAAGTAACTATTGGAACTTCTCATAGAAGAAAACCAGAACGTAAAATGGATTCGGAGACGCAAGAAAAGTTTTCTAATTCTAGAAAAAATACTGTACATGGAGAACGTAGAAAGTTCAACAATACTGAGGGAAAAGTGAAATGCGTTAAAATGGGAGAAGAAAATGTTACGGTGAGAAAACAGAGTGGGAGCAAGCAAAAAACTGAATTATTTTCGAGGAAGAAGGTTCAGGACAAGAAGAATTTGGGATTAACTGAAGAAAGGcctaagaagaagaaaaagcgAGGTATTCGATTAGACCGTCATGATACCTCCAATAAGAGGCTTGATGATGGAGTAACAAGTATAG ATAACAATAAGGAAAAGCAAGAAGATTCAGCAAAAACGAAAAATGTTGAACTGTCGAAGAATGCACAATTTCGTGCGATATGCCCCAGTCCAtctattctttcttttgtggAAGACAAC TTGTTGGGTCGTAGACGTGATATTCAGATAAAGAGGGCAGGCTATAACATTGAACTCTCTGCTCCTTTAGATAACATTCCTTTCTCAACAAGCTCAGAAAGGGAGCGGATTGAAGAACCG GTGTTCAGGAATAGGTTGGAATTTTTCGCTGCAGCTAAGGTTTCCTCGTCATTTCCCCCTGCAGATCTTCCAGAGATTGCATTTGCAG gaaggtcaaacgtggGAAAGTCATCTTTACTAAATGCGTTGACCAGGCAATGGGGTGTTGTACGGACATCAGATAAGCCTGGCCTCACTCAG ACTATTAACTTCTTCACGCTTGGTTCAAAAATGTGCATGGTTGATTTGCCGGGATATGGTTTTGCTTATGCAAAAGAAGAAGTGAAAGAAGCTTGGGAGGATCTT GTGAAAGAGTATGTTTCTACTCGTATTGGTCTAAAGAGAGTCTGCCTTTTGATTGATACAAAGTGGGGCATGAAACAAACGGATCATGAGCTTGTTGATTTAATGGAGAG AGCTCAAACGAAATACCAGATCATTTTAACCAAGACAGACACGGTTTTCCCAATAGATGTGGCACGACGAGCCATGCAAATTGAAGAG AAACTCAAGGCAAACAAGTCTGTTGTTCAGCCTGCG GTGATGGTAAGCTCAAAATCTGGAGCTGGTATCCGAAGTTTAAGAACAGTGCTTTCCAAGATTGCTCGGTTTGTGAAACCATAA
- the LOC138337039 gene encoding omega-3 fatty acid desaturase, endoplasmic reticulum-like isoform X1, with translation MGSLGVDFVSPNEEMEMEFDSSVFPPFKLSQIRASIPKHCWVKNPWRSLSYVLRDIIIVFALVTMAIFIDNWKFWPIYWILQGTMFWAIFVLGHDCGHGSFSDSPLLNSVIGHILHSFILVPYHGWRISHKTHHQNHGNVEADESWVPMPEKIYKELDFATKFFRFKIPFPLLAYPIYLITRSPGKKGSHFNPYSDLFQPNERKCVVTSTLCWTLMAALLFYLRNVVGSLQLLKLYGVPYMIFVMWLDFVTYLHHHGHEEKLPWYRGKEWSYLRGGLTTIDRDYGVFNNIHHDIGTHVIHHLFPQIPHYHLIEATKAAKPILGKYYREPKKSGLIPIHLVENLVNSMKQDHYVSDNGEIVYYKTDPKLFNFSGKKDE, from the exons ATGGGGTCTCTTGGAGTGGATTTTGTTTCCCCTAATGAAGAAATGGAAATGGAATTTGACTCAAGTGTTTTTCCTCCATTTAAATTATCTCAAATTAGGGCTTCAATTCCAAAGCATTGTTGGGTTAAAAATCCATGGAGATCTTTAAGTTATGTTCTTAgagatattattattgtttttgctttggTAACAATGGCCATTTTCATTGATAATTGGAAATTTTGGCCAATTTATTGGATTTTACAAGGTACTATGTTTTGGGCAATCTTTGTTCTTGGTCATGATTG tggtCATGGAAGTTTTTCTGATAGTCCATTATTGAATAGTGTGATCGGAcacattcttcattcttttatCCTAGTGCCCTATCATGGATG GAGAATTAGCCACAAAACTCATCATCAAAACCATGGAAATGTTGAAGCTGATGAATCTTGGGTGccg atgccagaaaaaatatacaaagaatTGGATTTTGCAACCAAATTTTTTAGGTTCAAAATTCCTTTTCCCCTATTAGCATACCCTATTTACTTG ATTACTAGAAGTCCAGGAAAAAAAGGTTCTCATTTTAATCCTTATAGTGATTTATTTCAACCTAATGAGAGAAAATGTGTAGTAACATCAACATTGTGTTGGACACTCATGGCTGCTCTCCTCTTTTATCTTCGTAACGTCGTTGGTTCTCTGCAACTGCTTAAGCTTTACGGAGTTCCTTATATG ATTTTTGTGATGTGGTTGGATTTTGTGACATATTTGCATCACCATGGCCACGAAGAAAAATTGCCTTGGTATCGCGGCAAG GAGTGGAGTTACTTAAGAGGAGGGTTAACTACAATTGATCGTGATTATGgtgtttttaataatattcaccATGATATTGGCACCCATGTTATTCACCATCTTTTTCCTCAAATACCACATTATCACTTGATTGAAGCG ACAAAAGCAGCAAAGCCAATACTTGGAAAATATTATAGAGAGCCAAAAAAATCAGGACTAATTCCTATTCATTTGGTTGAAAATTTAGTGAATAGTATGAAACAAGATCACTATGTTAGTGATAATGGAGAAATTGTTTATTATAAGACTGATccaaaactttttaatttttctggtAAAAAAGATGAGTAA
- the LOC101266519 gene encoding internal alternative NAD(P)H-ubiquinone oxidoreductase A1, mitochondrial: MPWFKNLIKISKTITNQSSSYKSITPLASPLLTQFLQFTKHYSTNHHVVGLEATKSDQKPRIVVLGSGWAGCRLMKDIDTNIYDVVCVSPRNHMVFTPLLASTCVGTLEFRSVAEPIGRIQPAVSTQPTSYFFLANCNAIDFDNHMIQCQTVTEGVETLEPWNFNVSYDKLVIASGAHALTFGIKGVNEHATFLREVHHAQEIRRKLLLNLMLSDVPGVSEEEKRRLLHCVVVGGGPTGVEFSGELSDFILKDVHQRYAHVKDYIHVTLIEANEILSSFDDRLRVYATKQLTKSGVRLVRGLVQDVQPEKIILSDGTNVPYGLLVWSTGVGPSPFVNSLDIPKAKGRIGIDEWLRVPSVQDVYSIGDCSGFLESTGRQVLPALAQVAERQGKYLASLLNKVGKEGGGHANCAQNINLGDPFVYKHLGSMATIGRYKALVDLRESKEAKGVSLAGFTSFFVWRSAYLTRVVSKRNKFYVLINWLTTLVFGRDISRI, from the exons ATGCCATGGTTCAAGAATCTCATCAAAATCTCCAAAACAATTACAAACCAATCATCATCTTACAAATCTATAACTCCATTAGCCTCACCTTTACTAACACAATTTCTACAATTCACTAAACACTATTCAACTAATCATCATGTTGTTGGTTTGGAAGCAACAAAAAGTGACCAAAAGCCAAGAATTGTTGTGTTAGGTTCTGGATGGGCAGGATGTAGGCTAATGAAAGACATTGATacaaatatttatgatgttGTGTGTGTGTCACCTAGGAATCATATGGTGTTCACTCCATTATTAGCATCTACTTGTGTTGGTACTCTTGAGTTTAGGTCTGTTGCTGAACCTATTGGAAGGATTCAACCTGCTGTTTCAACACAACCAActtcttatttctttcttgCTAATTGCAATGCCATTGATTTTGATAATCATATG ATACAATGCCAAACTGTGACAGAGGGAGTTGAAACCTTGGAGCCATGGAACTTTAATGTTTCATATGACAAGTTAGTCATTGCATCTGGAGCTCATGCTTTGACATTTGGAATTAAGGGTGTAAACGAGCACGCTACATTTCTTCGTGAAGTTCATCATGCTCAGGAAATACGGAGGAAACTACTTCTAAATCTCATGTTGTCTGATGTGCCTG GAGTTAGTGAGGAAGAAAAGCGTAGACTCTTACATTGCGTTGTAGTTGGAGGTGGTCCGACAGGAGTTGAGTTTAGTGGCGAACTTAGTGATTTTATCTTGAAGGATGTTCATCAAAGATATGCTCATGTCAAAGACTACATTCACGTCACGTTGATTGAG GCAAATGAGATATTATCCTCCTTTGATGATCGTTTACGTGTATATGCAACTAAACAGTTGACTAAG TCAGGAGTTCGTCTTGTGCGAGGCCTTGTCCAAGATGTGCAACCAGAGAAGATAATTCTTAGTGATGGCACAAACGTCCCCTATGGTCTGTTAGTGTGGTCTACTGGTGTTGGCCCTTCACCTTTTGTTAACTCACTTGATATACCAAAAGCTAAAGGGAG GATTGGAATTGATGAATGGTTACGCGTCCCATCGGTACAAGATGTATACTCAATTGGTGATTGTAGTGGTTTTCTTGAAAGTACAGGCAGACAAGTTCTTCCAGCTCTGGCCCAA GTTGCAGAGAGGCAGGGAAAATATTTAGCAAGTTTGTTGAACAAGGTGGGCAAAGAAGGTGGAGGACATGCCAATTGTGCACAAAACATTAACTTGGGAGATCCATTTGTCTATAAACATTTGGGAAGCATGGCTACAATTGGAAGATACAAGGCCCTTGTGGACCTTAGAGAGAGCAag GAAGCAAAAGGTGTATCTCTAGCAGGATTCACAAGTTTTTTTGTTTGGCGTTCAGCATATTTAACTCGTGTAGTGAGTAAAAGGAACAAATTTTATGTTCTAATTAATTGGTTGACAACTTTAGTATTTGGTCGTGATATAAGTAGGATATAG
- the LOC138337039 gene encoding omega-3 fatty acid desaturase, endoplasmic reticulum-like isoform X2 has protein sequence MGSLGVDFVSPNEEMEMEFDSSVFPPFKLSQIRASIPKHCWVKNPWRSLSYVLRDIIIVFALVTMAIFIDNWKFWPIYWILQGTMFWAIFVLGHDWRISHKTHHQNHGNVEADESWVPMPEKIYKELDFATKFFRFKIPFPLLAYPIYLITRSPGKKGSHFNPYSDLFQPNERKCVVTSTLCWTLMAALLFYLRNVVGSLQLLKLYGVPYMIFVMWLDFVTYLHHHGHEEKLPWYRGKEWSYLRGGLTTIDRDYGVFNNIHHDIGTHVIHHLFPQIPHYHLIEATKAAKPILGKYYREPKKSGLIPIHLVENLVNSMKQDHYVSDNGEIVYYKTDPKLFNFSGKKDE, from the exons ATGGGGTCTCTTGGAGTGGATTTTGTTTCCCCTAATGAAGAAATGGAAATGGAATTTGACTCAAGTGTTTTTCCTCCATTTAAATTATCTCAAATTAGGGCTTCAATTCCAAAGCATTGTTGGGTTAAAAATCCATGGAGATCTTTAAGTTATGTTCTTAgagatattattattgtttttgctttggTAACAATGGCCATTTTCATTGATAATTGGAAATTTTGGCCAATTTATTGGATTTTACAAGGTACTATGTTTTGGGCAATCTTTGTTCTTGGTCATGATTG GAGAATTAGCCACAAAACTCATCATCAAAACCATGGAAATGTTGAAGCTGATGAATCTTGGGTGccg atgccagaaaaaatatacaaagaatTGGATTTTGCAACCAAATTTTTTAGGTTCAAAATTCCTTTTCCCCTATTAGCATACCCTATTTACTTG ATTACTAGAAGTCCAGGAAAAAAAGGTTCTCATTTTAATCCTTATAGTGATTTATTTCAACCTAATGAGAGAAAATGTGTAGTAACATCAACATTGTGTTGGACACTCATGGCTGCTCTCCTCTTTTATCTTCGTAACGTCGTTGGTTCTCTGCAACTGCTTAAGCTTTACGGAGTTCCTTATATG ATTTTTGTGATGTGGTTGGATTTTGTGACATATTTGCATCACCATGGCCACGAAGAAAAATTGCCTTGGTATCGCGGCAAG GAGTGGAGTTACTTAAGAGGAGGGTTAACTACAATTGATCGTGATTATGgtgtttttaataatattcaccATGATATTGGCACCCATGTTATTCACCATCTTTTTCCTCAAATACCACATTATCACTTGATTGAAGCG ACAAAAGCAGCAAAGCCAATACTTGGAAAATATTATAGAGAGCCAAAAAAATCAGGACTAATTCCTATTCATTTGGTTGAAAATTTAGTGAATAGTATGAAACAAGATCACTATGTTAGTGATAATGGAGAAATTGTTTATTATAAGACTGATccaaaactttttaatttttctggtAAAAAAGATGAGTAA